A stretch of DNA from Rhodopirellula bahusiensis:
ATCTGGCGAGGTTATCGAGAACTCACCCTACTACTTGACGGAATGCGTCTGGCGGAGCAAACCAGATCGAAAAGTTGTGGGTAAAGACAAGGGCTGACACCCCGAGCTAAGGAAGTCGGCCCCGTCCGGGGCGGATTTGTGGATGACTCCGGAGGAGTCCGCGTCAGTAGCTCGGGGTGTCAGCCCCGAGAATCGTTGGCCACCCATAGGACCATCGCCCCGGACGGGGCCGTCGTGGGATGGGCGACACGTTTCCGTTCATTCGAACACGTAACGAGGATCGAACTGGATGCCGTGTTTGCGCAACAGCGCCGTGAACTCTTCCTTGAAGGTCAAATTCTTGTGATGTTCCTTTTGATTCGAAATGTATGTCTTGACAGATTCAACGGAGGATTCGCTGACAGAGAACGCTCCGTACTTCGTCTGCCACTGAAAGGTTTTCCGTTTCGGGAAATGTTCGTGCACCCAAACGCTTGAGTTGGATTTCAGGTCACGCACACAATCGGAAATCGATTGCGCTGGATGCATGCTGACCAACAAATGGATGTGGTCTTCGACCCCGCCGGCGGCCAAGAGGGAATGTTTGCGTTTGCGAAGAATGCCACCGATGTAGGCGTAGATGTCTTCTTGGAATGCTTCGGCGATCGATGGTTTTCGATCCTTGGTGCTCCAGATCAAATGGACACGCAAATTGGTGTACGCCATCGGAAATCACCTCGGGTGAATGTGTTGGAAAGAGCATTCAAGTGTAGCGATACGCCGGCCCCGTCCGGGGCGTTTTGAACATCTCGCCTGTATTCACGTTTCTCGGGGCTTCCACCCCGAGCTAAGAAAGTCGGCCCCGTCCGGGGCGATTTCGTGGATGGCTCCGGAGGAGTCCGCGTCAGTAGCTCGGTGCGGCAGCCCCGAGAATCGTTGGCGGCCCATAAGACCATCGCCCCGGATGGGGCCGTCGTTGATTCGCTTGATGCGACTCTGGTCGATCACGCGAATGACAACCGGCGGCTTGGCACGTCTTCCTTTTCGGTTGATGGGGCCATCGGTTCAATCTTCGAATCGCCAAACCAATTCGCGTCGCCGCTTTCGAACAACACTTCGCCTTCGGAGGTTGGGTCGGCTTCGCACTTCCATGCGTGATACAGCAGCGAGGCGGCGGTTTTGTTGTTGAAGTCCTTCTTTCCGGCGGGCGGAATCACCAAGTACAAACCTTGCCGAGCTCGTGTCATGGCGACGTAGAGCAAGCACATCGCTTCGGTCAAACGGGAAGCAACGGAGCCGCCAAACACGGCTTGCCAGCGTTTGGGAAGGAAGTGCCATTGGGCCTCGCCGACGGAACGACTGAGCCCGCGTGCGGGTTGGCCAATCTCGGGGATGTCGGCCAAGCATTGTGGTGATTGTCCCAGCAACGCTTTGTGGATCTCGGGCAAGAAGACAGCGTCAAATTCCAACCCTTTGGATTGGTGAACCGTCATCACTCGAACGACCGCCGCCCGCGGACGCTGGACACGCTTTTCGTGAACCAGTTCGACGAAGTCACGCAGGCGACTGTCCGCTGTGTGTTGGTAGAGCGTTGCCAATTCGATCAGTTGTTCCAAACGCACGTTCTCACGACTGTCGCAGTGAGGCATCAACGCTTTCGCGAGAAACAGGATCGTTTTGGCGAGACCCTGGTCCTCGATTCGAGATCGAAGCTGATCGGCGGCTTCGCCTTTGCCATCGCTGTCCGACAGCGGCAAGACAAACTGGAGCGGGCTGCTCGCCACATGCAAACGCCAACGACCGTCGCCGGGATGTTCGCACATCATCAGCGCGGACAGAATCCAACGCACGGCGACGGAATCGACCAGCGGGTTTCCGCCCTCGGCACTGACGTCGACATCGAGGTGTTCCAGTCGATTGATCAGTGCACCGACGGTGCTGTTGGTGCGAGTCAGCACGCCGATTGTCAGGTGCGGTGATTGGTGGTGCAGCTCGGCAATTTGTTTGGCAACGTCGTCCAGCAATCCCTTTTGGATCTCAGCCGCGGACGGTTTGCTCTTCGTCTTGGCGTCGGAGTCTGCGGGTGGTTGCAGGTTCAATTCCGCGGTTCGAAACTGAACGTAGCCCGGCAATTTTCTCGCAGCGGTGTGCTTGGGAAAACGCTTGGCGAATCGCTTGAGGGCCTTGGCTTCGTAAGTCGCCTTGTCGGCGGGGTTGGGCGGATCCGTTCCCTCGGCCATTGGGTGACGAGGCAAATGTTGAAACGCGTCCGTGACCGCGTCGAGCACCACGCTACTGCTGCGATAACTTTCGTCTTGCTGCTTGGAAATGATGCCTGGGATTTGTTTGTCGACAGCATCAAAGATCTCGGCCACGCCTCCGCGCCAACCGTAGATGGCTTGCTTGGTATCGCCAACACAGAAGAACGATTTCGAACGTTTGGGATCCAAGACATTGGACGACGAGTCGGTCGATTCACCGGTGACCGATTGAGCCAGTAATCGAAGGACTTGCCACTGCACCGGCGAGGTGTCTTGGAATTCATCGAGTAGCAAGTGATCGATGGAAGCATCGAGTCGGTCTTGCAGCGTGTGGTTGTCGAGCTGCGTGAACACACCGGCCAAGCGAACTGCGATGTCATCAAACGCGAGTGCTCGTTGGGCTTGTTTGACCAACTGAATCAACGTGTCGTAGTGGTCGACCAACATGCCGGTGGCGTGGTTCTGAGCCCGCAGCAAAGACAGCGATTCATGCCGAGCAACTTCGTAGATCAAGTCGA
This window harbors:
- a CDS encoding UvrD-helicase domain-containing protein; the protein is MSNPSEHPLFDDNPFFDEDASPSEAEMLHDDDRLPEDESLPDELDFVVDSPATLQEAFEPTLVRASAGTGKTYQLTARLLKILLTGAPPETILATTFTRKAAGEILERVLITLGKAAIDPSEKAIAELRQQVGIEGLPRHVCGQLFHRLLRNIHRLRICTLDSLFSQLARALPFELDLPPGWRLTDEVEEIWLRQVAIGNLIESLQPAETETLISMLSRGDVKRNIARELIDVVENTYNLARQADVERWDQLKVPELPESADITRTAGMLRSAEVPQKSLVKALESAAESLEIREFGPLVEATLTKNIAKARLHGEEVKFGRSKFPPGLDPEFDLIYEVARHESLSLLRAQNHATGMLVDHYDTLIQLVKQAQRALAFDDIAVRLAGVFTQLDNHTLQDRLDASIDHLLLDEFQDTSPVQWQVLRLLAQSVTGESTDSSSNVLDPKRSKSFFCVGDTKQAIYGWRGGVAEIFDAVDKQIPGIISKQQDESYRSSSVVLDAVTDAFQHLPRHPMAEGTDPPNPADKATYEAKALKRFAKRFPKHTAARKLPGYVQFRTAELNLQPPADSDAKTKSKPSAAEIQKGLLDDVAKQIAELHHQSPHLTIGVLTRTNSTVGALINRLEHLDVDVSAEGGNPLVDSVAVRWILSALMMCEHPGDGRWRLHVASSPLQFVLPLSDSDGKGEAADQLRSRIEDQGLAKTILFLAKALMPHCDSRENVRLEQLIELATLYQHTADSRLRDFVELVHEKRVQRPRAAVVRVMTVHQSKGLEFDAVFLPEIHKALLGQSPQCLADIPEIGQPARGLSRSVGEAQWHFLPKRWQAVFGGSVASRLTEAMCLLYVAMTRARQGLYLVIPPAGKKDFNNKTAASLLYHAWKCEADPTSEGEVLFESGDANWFGDSKIEPMAPSTEKEDVPSRRLSFA
- the tnpA gene encoding IS200/IS605 family transposase → MAYTNLRVHLIWSTKDRKPSIAEAFQEDIYAYIGGILRKRKHSLLAAGGVEDHIHLLVSMHPAQSISDCVRDLKSNSSVWVHEHFPKRKTFQWQTKYGAFSVSESSVESVKTYISNQKEHHKNLTFKEEFTALLRKHGIQFDPRYVFE